The Akkermansia muciniphila genome includes the window GGATAATGATACCGGCGGGAGGAAGGGTCACGCATCTCCTTCAGGCACTCCGGGCACGGAGCCAGGTCCGGCAGCATCATCGGAACGCCGCGGGGGGAGGAATCGCTCTCCACGATGCGGAACTCTTCAAACCCGGCAGGCTCGCACACGGTCCGCTCCACGCCGTACACACGGGCATGCTCCGGCAGGCTCTTCATCAGAGCGGCAAGAAAACGTTCTGGAACGCCCGGCTTCCCCTCCACATGGATATCCACGCCGGACTCCGTATTGCGGACAAACCCCTTCAGCCCCAGCTGCGATGCCAAACGGTACACATGGGGCCGGAAACCGACCCCCTGGACCATGCCGGCTATCTCAAACTTCAATGCCGCAGCGGCCTGTTCAATGGTGGTGATGGCCATGATTCTGAATCCTGCCTTCCCGGACGCGGCGCGCGCGGTCCACAATCTCGTCACACCAAGCGTCCATGCCTTCTCCGGTCTTGGAAGACAACTCAATCACGTGCGCATGATGGGCCACCTTGTTCAGGGCAGCCAAAGCGGCGTCACGGTCAAAATCCACGGCATCCGCCAGATCCGACTTGGTCACCAGGGCTACATCCGCGGAATGGAACATGGGCGGGTACTTCAGCGGCTTGTCCTCCCCTTCCGTCACGGAAAGCAAAACCACGCGCATGCCTTCCCCCAGGTCATAGGAAGCCGGGCAAACCAGGTTGCCCACATTCTCAATAATCAAAACGTCAAGCTCATCCAGAGGCATCTTCTTCATGGCTTCTGCAATCATGCGGGCGTCCAGATGGCACATGGTGCCCGTGGTAATCTGCACCACGGGAATATCTGCACGGCTCAGGCGTTCCGCATCATTATCCGTCGCCAAATCCCCTACGATCACCCCCATGCGCACACGGTTGCGAAGCATCTCCGCCGTCTTTTGCAGCAGAGAAGTCTTGCCTGATCCGGGAGAAGAAAAAACATTGATAACCAAAAGGTTTTTTGCCGCAAAAAAACCTCTGTTGCGCTCTGCCAGCCGGTCATTGGCGTCCAACACAGGAACATGGACGTCCATGCCGTGGCCGTGACTTTCATGGGTGTGCTCACCTCCGCATCCGCATTCTTTACACATAATCAATACTGATATTAGATTCCAAAAAAGAGAAAAAACCTCATTTATCCTACGTCATATCTCAGGCGCGGCAAGGTCAAACTCC containing:
- the hypB gene encoding hydrogenase nickel incorporation protein HypB, producing the protein MCKECGCGGEHTHESHGHGMDVHVPVLDANDRLAERNRGFFAAKNLLVINVFSSPGSGKTSLLQKTAEMLRNRVRMGVIVGDLATDNDAERLSRADIPVVQITTGTMCHLDARMIAEAMKKMPLDELDVLIIENVGNLVCPASYDLGEGMRVVLLSVTEGEDKPLKYPPMFHSADVALVTKSDLADAVDFDRDAALAALNKVAHHAHVIELSSKTGEGMDAWCDEIVDRARRVREGRIQNHGHHHH